In one window of Actinomycetota bacterium DNA:
- a CDS encoding CBS domain-containing protein — protein MRARDLATPYPSLAPDTPAEEAARLLAEEAVEGVFVQDDQGELQGLVSDTSLLAFLLPRYLAEDRALVRVLGEDVADALWQRLRGRPVRDLLPASTAGLPEVDADDTLVSVAATLARTGASLVAVRGRDGRLLGGITTSQLLTRLLGTR, from the coding sequence ATGCGTGCGCGAGATCTGGCCACGCCATATCCCTCGCTGGCGCCCGACACCCCAGCCGAGGAGGCCGCTCGGCTGCTGGCCGAGGAAGCTGTCGAGGGCGTCTTCGTCCAAGACGACCAAGGCGAGCTCCAAGGGCTCGTGTCGGACACGTCCCTGCTGGCCTTTCTGCTGCCGCGCTATCTCGCAGAAGATCGGGCGCTGGTCCGCGTCCTCGGCGAGGACGTCGCCGACGCTCTGTGGCAGCGGCTGCGCGGTCGGCCGGTGCGGGACCTGCTCCCAGCCTCTACCGCCGGGCTGCCTGAGGTCGACGCCGACGACACCTTGGTCAGTGTGGCCGCCACCCTGGCCCGGACCGGCGCATCCCTGGTCGCGGTGCGCGGCCGCGACGGCCGGCTGTTGGGCGGCATCACCACCTCCCAGCTCCTCACCCGGCTGCTGGGCACCCGATGA
- a CDS encoding SLC13 family permease has product MSAALAVAVFLGAYGLIATERVNRVAVALGGAGLMLALGLVSSADAFHSERFGVDWDVIFLLLGMMVIVGVLKQTGLFDYLAIWSAKRARGRPFRILAMLVTITALASALLDNVT; this is encoded by the coding sequence ATGAGCGCCGCCCTGGCCGTGGCCGTCTTCTTGGGTGCCTACGGTCTGATCGCCACCGAGAGGGTCAATCGGGTGGCTGTAGCCCTTGGCGGTGCCGGGCTCATGCTGGCCCTGGGGCTGGTGTCCTCGGCCGACGCCTTCCACTCCGAGCGCTTCGGGGTCGACTGGGACGTTATCTTCCTGCTGCTGGGCATGATGGTGATTGTCGGGGTGCTCAAGCAGACCGGCCTGTTCGACTATCTGGCCATCTGGTCGGCGAAACGGGCCCGCGGCCGGCCATTCCGGATCCTGGCAATGCTGGTCACCATCACCGCCTTGGCCTCGGCCCTGCTCGACAACGTCACC